In Fimbriimonadia bacterium, a genomic segment contains:
- a CDS encoding 50S ribosomal protein L28, whose protein sequence is MMYVCDICQKGLQHGNHIRHKHSGQWKLKAQRRKRTFKPNLQSFRAVMDQGGARRKLRVCTRCIKTGRVQRAV, encoded by the coding sequence ATTATGTACGTCTGCGACATTTGCCAGAAGGGCCTACAGCACGGCAACCACATCCGGCACAAGCACTCCGGCCAGTGGAAGCTGAAGGCACAGCGCCGCAAGCGCACCTTCAAGCCGAATCTCCAGTCCTTCCGAGCGGTCATGGACCAGGGTGGGGCACGGCGCAAGTTGCGCGTTTGCACGCGTTGCATCAAGACAGGCCGGGTCCAACGGGCTGTGTAG
- a CDS encoding thioredoxin family protein, which translates to MRQMLCAVLLTAGALVFSQPAPQVALKLDPDAAKPGATVQATVSVTIPKGYHAYSNPPTGEGLIPLAVTSVSGAALKTATYPPGKMIEFGGEQVGAYDGTVSVQATLELPKDASGKHPISLTVRYQLCDDAVCLRPGEVAAQSVVSIESESPAPKPPDSATQEPTPPDPTVGQQEPEAPTQPDQQVAAEQEPQVGQPEPAVEQQPMQTQAAPGFEESFAARLARMHKEGAWMWLLPGFLLAGFILNLTPCVYPIIAPTAGFISKQSTTAPGGRVAFGLAFLIGAAAVFGALGTLFGATGQVFGALYQHAWFTVGLGVLMIALALAMFDVYQISLPAGLSSGLRGRAGLVGALMMGGFIGVAAVPCGGPVIAVTASLVFEARDVPFGMLAFTTMGIGLGLPVAVLIMTGALSVLARPGEWMVTVKHILGLAVIASGLYYFSFALTPLIGKEGMAWVWAAYLLGAALYLLVFDHTGRTQTGMIALKSVFALGAAFYAAIALQPALGKAEVEDVYWQPMDLAQFEQVLGSGKPVIVDFTADWCAKCKEIEAKTFSHPAVRQALRQMAAFKADGTSRTEMVASWERRFGVRSYPAVFFYDGEGNLVKRFDTFIDDQQFLQTARLAGVP; encoded by the coding sequence ATGCGGCAGATGCTCTGCGCCGTGCTACTCACAGCCGGTGCGCTGGTCTTCTCTCAGCCTGCTCCTCAGGTCGCGCTGAAGCTCGACCCGGACGCGGCAAAGCCGGGTGCCACGGTGCAAGCCACGGTGTCCGTTACGATCCCGAAGGGCTATCACGCCTACTCCAACCCGCCGACCGGCGAAGGCCTGATACCGCTGGCGGTCACGAGCGTCTCTGGCGCAGCTCTGAAGACTGCGACCTACCCGCCCGGCAAGATGATCGAGTTCGGAGGCGAGCAGGTCGGAGCATACGATGGCACGGTCAGCGTCCAGGCGACACTGGAACTGCCGAAGGACGCATCCGGCAAGCATCCGATTTCCCTCACCGTCCGATACCAGCTTTGCGACGATGCCGTGTGCCTGCGCCCGGGTGAAGTCGCTGCACAGTCCGTGGTGTCCATCGAATCGGAATCCCCCGCGCCCAAGCCTCCCGACAGTGCAACGCAGGAGCCGACGCCACCGGACCCCACCGTGGGGCAGCAAGAGCCGGAGGCCCCAACTCAGCCCGATCAGCAGGTGGCCGCAGAGCAGGAACCACAGGTCGGCCAGCCGGAGCCTGCCGTCGAGCAGCAGCCTATGCAGACGCAAGCGGCACCGGGGTTCGAGGAGAGTTTCGCGGCCCGCCTGGCGCGCATGCATAAGGAGGGCGCGTGGATGTGGCTGTTGCCGGGATTCCTGCTGGCCGGTTTCATTCTGAACCTCACGCCATGCGTCTATCCCATCATCGCGCCCACTGCAGGCTTCATCTCGAAGCAGAGCACAACGGCCCCGGGTGGACGCGTGGCATTCGGATTGGCGTTTCTGATCGGGGCTGCAGCGGTGTTCGGCGCTTTAGGCACCTTGTTCGGCGCCACGGGACAGGTGTTCGGGGCGCTCTACCAGCACGCGTGGTTCACGGTGGGTCTCGGCGTGCTGATGATCGCCCTTGCGCTGGCGATGTTCGACGTGTATCAGATATCGCTTCCAGCAGGCCTCAGCAGCGGCTTGCGAGGTCGGGCAGGACTAGTCGGCGCGCTTATGATGGGGGGCTTCATCGGTGTTGCCGCCGTGCCGTGCGGAGGGCCGGTAATCGCGGTCACGGCGAGCTTGGTGTTCGAGGCACGCGACGTTCCCTTCGGGATGTTGGCGTTCACCACCATGGGTATCGGCCTCGGCCTGCCGGTGGCGGTGCTGATCATGACCGGTGCACTAAGCGTGCTCGCGAGGCCGGGGGAGTGGATGGTGACGGTGAAGCACATCCTGGGCCTCGCCGTCATCGCCTCGGGCCTCTACTACTTCAGCTTTGCCCTCACCCCGCTGATCGGCAAGGAGGGGATGGCGTGGGTCTGGGCTGCCTACCTGCTCGGCGCAGCGCTTTACCTTTTGGTCTTCGATCACACCGGGCGCACACAGACCGGCATGATCGCGTTGAAGAGCGTGTTCGCGTTGGGGGCTGCGTTTTACGCTGCAATCGCTCTGCAGCCGGCGCTTGGCAAGGCGGAGGTCGAGGATGTGTATTGGCAGCCGATGGACTTGGCGCAGTTCGAGCAGGTGCTCGGCTCGGGCAAGCCCGTGATCGTGGATTTCACGGCGGACTGGTGTGCGAAGTGCAAGGAGATCGAGGCGAAGACCTTCTCGCACCCAGCAGTTCGCCAGGCGCTGCGACAGATGGCTGCGTTCAAAGCGGACGGAACGTCTCGTACGGAGATGGTGGCGTCGTGGGAGCGGCGCTTCGGGGTACGGTCTTACCCCGCAGTGTTCTTCTACGACGGCGAGGGCAACCTCGTGAAACGCTTCGACACCTTCATTGACGACCAGCAGTTCCTACAGACGGCTCGCTTGGCCGGGGTCCCTTAG
- a CDS encoding DUF1385 domain-containing protein yields MAATPFAVVCDGNRPVGIIGETELSVAVATGCSPEEPVRNHMAVDLPAVGPDASPEQAATAIREAGRGAAAVVGEEGRYLGIVTAGDLIKRSPLPLLPTFIGGMATPFGVYLTTGFVSAGQGSWALVATGALLFVLFLAANAIAAGVAWVADSLLGVGALGLFTVGTTPDPSQWLRLAAHSVVAIAFLLLLRTIPLSAIHGAEHKVVHAIEKQERLSLEVVRRMPRVHARCGTNLAAGAALFLMLAGVGYAPEWQPIGLLGALFATVALWRPLGQGLQRLATTREPSDRQIEQAIEAGKDLLVKARKAGDPRAPFPTRLVNSGVLQILLGALLCATVVDLLERLLGFSLPVLG; encoded by the coding sequence ATGGCCGCTACCCCATTCGCGGTGGTCTGCGACGGCAACCGACCCGTAGGGATCATCGGGGAGACCGAACTGAGCGTTGCCGTTGCCACCGGGTGTTCTCCGGAGGAGCCGGTCCGCAATCACATGGCCGTGGACCTGCCTGCAGTGGGCCCCGACGCCAGCCCGGAGCAGGCGGCAACAGCAATTCGCGAAGCAGGGCGTGGAGCGGCTGCCGTGGTCGGAGAGGAAGGGCGCTACCTCGGGATCGTCACGGCGGGGGACCTCATCAAGCGCTCGCCGCTTCCGCTGCTGCCCACCTTTATCGGGGGAATGGCTACGCCGTTCGGCGTCTACCTCACCACGGGCTTCGTCTCGGCGGGCCAGGGGTCGTGGGCGCTGGTGGCGACGGGCGCCCTGCTCTTCGTCCTGTTTCTGGCAGCCAACGCCATCGCTGCGGGGGTGGCTTGGGTCGCCGATTCGCTGCTCGGTGTCGGTGCGCTGGGGCTGTTCACCGTGGGGACTACGCCGGACCCTTCGCAGTGGCTGCGGTTGGCCGCTCACTCCGTTGTGGCCATAGCATTCCTGCTGCTACTGCGCACTATCCCACTCTCGGCCATTCACGGCGCCGAGCACAAGGTAGTTCACGCCATCGAGAAGCAGGAGCGACTGAGCTTGGAAGTGGTGAGACGCATGCCTCGGGTGCACGCTCGCTGTGGAACGAACCTGGCTGCCGGGGCTGCTCTTTTCCTGATGTTGGCGGGTGTCGGGTATGCACCGGAGTGGCAGCCGATCGGTCTCCTGGGCGCTCTCTTCGCTACGGTGGCGCTGTGGAGGCCGCTGGGGCAGGGGCTGCAGCGCCTCGCCACGACGCGCGAACCCTCCGACAGACAGATCGAACAGGCAATCGAAGCAGGCAAGGATCTGCTGGTCAAGGCTCGCAAGGCGGGTGACCCGCGGGCGCCCTTCCCGACCAGACTGGTGAACAGCGGCGTGCTGCAGATTCTGCTCGGCGCGCTCCTCTGCGCTACCGTCGTGGACCTTCTGGAACGCCTCCTGGGCTTCTCTCTGCCCGTGTTGGGCTAA